In Lentilitoribacter sp. Alg239-R112, the following proteins share a genomic window:
- a CDS encoding SDR family NAD(P)-dependent oxidoreductase has translation MNDNLENKVALVTGASRGIGFATAVELAKNGAHVIALARTVGGLEELDDEIQKVGGNATLIPHDLMDLDGIDNIGSALQERFGKLDILVANAAMLGPITPIGHIDAKIFEKVMHLNVTATWRLIRSIEPLLAKSDSGRAAIISSGVAHSCKPFWGAYSTSKAAVEALARVWAAEVEKRGICVNSVNPGATRTAMRAQAMPGENADTLPLAEEVAAKIVPIFAPGVTVTGKLFDVRKEKFLNYQLPS, from the coding sequence ATGAATGATAATCTTGAAAATAAAGTCGCACTTGTTACCGGTGCATCGCGCGGAATTGGCTTTGCAACTGCGGTAGAGTTAGCAAAAAATGGTGCTCACGTGATCGCGCTTGCCAGAACTGTAGGTGGCTTAGAAGAACTCGATGATGAAATTCAAAAGGTTGGTGGCAACGCGACTTTAATCCCTCACGACCTCATGGATCTTGATGGAATCGACAATATTGGTTCTGCACTGCAAGAACGTTTTGGTAAACTCGACATTCTCGTTGCAAATGCCGCAATGCTTGGCCCAATCACCCCTATTGGCCACATTGATGCCAAGATATTTGAAAAAGTTATGCATCTAAACGTTACAGCAACTTGGCGTTTAATCCGATCCATCGAACCTTTGTTAGCAAAATCTGACTCAGGCCGCGCCGCTATTATATCATCTGGTGTCGCACATTCCTGCAAGCCATTTTGGGGCGCATATTCAACATCAAAAGCGGCAGTAGAAGCTTTGGCGCGGGTTTGGGCTGCAGAAGTTGAAAAGCGCGGTATATGTGTCAATTCTGTTAATCCCGGCGCAACCCGCACAGCAATGCGTGCTCAAGCGATGCCTGGAGAAAATGCGGATACACTTCCCCTCGCAGAAGAAGTCGCTGCGAAAATTGTGCCCATCTTCGCACCTGGTGTAACCGTTACAGGTAAGCTTTTTGATGTAAGAAAAGAAAAGTTTCTTAACTACCAGCTACCAAGTTAA